CCTGGCTCTGCGCCTGGATGGGCTCCCCCACGATCTGCCAGACCCGGAGACGCGGGTCGAGAGACCCCACGGGGTCCTGGAACACGACCTGGATGTTCCGCCGCCACTCCAAGAGGTCGTGCTTGGAGAGCTTCGTGATGTCGCGGCCATCGAAGAAGATCCGTCCCGAGGTCACCGTGTGGAGCTTGGCCAAGACCCAGCCCAGCGTGGTCTTGCCGGAGCCGGATTCCCCGATGAGTCCCAACGTCTCCCCCTCGTGGATCTCCAGGGACACACCGTCCACGGCGTGGACGACCTCGGACGGGGCTCGTCGGATCGACTGCATGAGGGACCGCGCGAGCGGGAAGTGCTTCGTCACGTCCCGAGCTTCGACCAGGGGCGGCGTCATGCGATGCTCGCCACCTGGTCGCTGAAGTAGCACGCGGCCCGGTGGTCGGGGGTCGAGCCGCCTTTGGCGACCGCCAGCGCAGGGCCGGGATCGTGCGTGCAGACGTCTTGGACGAGCGGGCAGCGCGTGTGGAACGCGCAGCCGGGCGGGATGTGCGCGAGGCTGGGCACGCTCCCAGGGAGGGACGGGAGGCGGCCGTCCGTCTTGTACCGGTTGGGAATGGCGCGCATGAGCATCTTCGTGTACGGGTGGCGTGGGTTCCCGTACACCTCGGCCACGGGACCGTACTCCACGAGATGCCCTGCGTAGAGGACCCCCACGTCGTCGGCCATCTCCGCGATCACGCCGAGGTCGTGGGAGATGAACAGGATCGAGGTCCGGACCTCGGTCATGAGCTCCTTCATCAGGGTGAGCACCTGGGCCTGGATCGTGATGTCAAGCGCGCTCGTGGGCTCGTCCGCGATCAAGAGAGAGGGCTTGGCGCTCAGGGCGATCGCGATCATGATCCGCTGCCGCATGCCGCCGGAGAGCTCGTGGGGGTACAGGGAGAGGATCGTCTCGGGGTCGTTGATCCGAACGAGCCGCAGGTACTCCAGCACCTCCTTCCGCAGCGCCTCGCTCCGAGCGGACCGCCCTAGGGAAAAGAGGTTCGTGGACAACGGATGTGCGAGGGCGTCGGCTGTGTCGACGGGCTTCCCCTTGGAGTAGTCGAACGGCTTGGTCTCGGGCAGGAGAACTTCGGACTTCCCCGCCTCCCGCAGCTTGCGCACCATGATGGCCTCGGCGACCTGGTCGAAGATCCGGAACGCGGGGTTCAGGGAGTTGATCGGCTCCTGGAAGATCATCCCGATCCCGCTGCCGCGGACCATAGGGAGCTGCCACTTGGGAAGGGTGAGGATGTCGATGCCGCGGAACTTGATCGTGCCCGACTTGATCTTGGCGGGCGGCTCCGGGAGCAGGCGGGGGATGGCGTGACCGAGCGTGCTCTTTCCGGAACCCGTTTCCCCGACGATGCCGACGACCCTTCCCGGGGTGAGGTCCAGGGACACGCGGTTCACGGCATGGAACGTGCCCGCGCCCACTTCGAAGTCCACGGACAGGTCCCTGATCTCGAGCAGCGGCGTCGCCATGGGCTCAGCCTCCCGAGCGCGCGGCGGGGGACGCGGTGGTGGCCGCACCCTGGGCCAGGGCTCGGCGGGTCCTAGGATCGAGCACATCCCGCAGCCCGTCGCCCAGGAGGCTGAACGCGAGCACGGTGACGAAGATCGCGAGGCCCGGACTCAGGACTGTCCAGGGCAGGAGCAGGAGCTTGCTCTCGTAGAACTCGATCATGTTCCCCCACTCGGGCACGTCCAGGGGCACGCCGATGCCCACGAACGAGATCGTCGAGAAGGTCACGAGCACGGTCCCGATGTCCAGGGTATAGTACACGACGAGGGGCTCGACCAGGTTCCGGAGGACGTGGCGGAACAGGATGCGCGGCTCCGACACGCCGGCGGCCCGGGCCGCCATCACGTAGGGCTGGTGCTTCACCGCGAGGACCTCGCCACGCGCCAGTCGAACGTAGTATGGCCACCACGTGACGAGGACCGCC
This portion of the Thermoplasmata archaeon genome encodes:
- a CDS encoding ABC transporter ATP-binding protein — its product is MATPLLEIRDLSVDFEVGAGTFHAVNRVSLDLTPGRVVGIVGETGSGKSTLGHAIPRLLPEPPAKIKSGTIKFRGIDILTLPKWQLPMVRGSGIGMIFQEPINSLNPAFRIFDQVAEAIMVRKLREAGKSEVLLPETKPFDYSKGKPVDTADALAHPLSTNLFSLGRSARSEALRKEVLEYLRLVRINDPETILSLYPHELSGGMRQRIMIAIALSAKPSLLIADEPTSALDITIQAQVLTLMKELMTEVRTSILFISHDLGVIAEMADDVGVLYAGHLVEYGPVAEVYGNPRHPYTKMLMRAIPNRYKTDGRLPSLPGSVPSLAHIPPGCAFHTRCPLVQDVCTHDPGPALAVAKGGSTPDHRAACYFSDQVASIA